The Oscarella lobularis chromosome 9, ooOscLobu1.1, whole genome shotgun sequence genome includes a window with the following:
- the LOC136191470 gene encoding uncharacterized protein isoform X1: MSDRRSRDRSAKSSAIWASEKEDGEDSGGQRFADTSLSLDFYGLPSDGSNIRFKKSRAKTQKTPTDMSPAYYKMQDELSETIRRKSRVKNRESGQTNFDPSALLAAGTVKVARVRVNVIGQGGVGKTCLVRLLLGQKFKEQVSTCGIEMKNAAITMMQYHCSADYLTGKAREGSTKWKLLDDVEYRVKLRQFFQKSKAEKKPREEVSVSGASQSSLTSEQRRLIRDIVADPSRLGGVDNVILMRICDFGGQEPFLTAHAALMPAGSLSIYLLVFNGALRLTDKAESSHVTEDRGEIPQKLVRMRTNDDFLKHWSSSVHIAHPPKEHGTFIGEEEHVNYPAIFLISTHRMTAAFDVLKENSRHLKTLFREKEIQSHFVNTTSPHMFFLVENKTSGTENEDPTANKIRMRVDDMTRNFYEKQDVQPARWLKFEDVMSLLKTIIGRSMAKMSLIREVAEECRIETNGEISELERALKHLTHVGSVFYFPEVDVLKDFVFYDSNWLINLLASFVGSAHSEPAAPKLKSHWQRAIKSGFLSTDLVNSLLQLAKVSKDEYDAAKGILDYFDIITETKEGSEDKGYVSPCLLQSDFEGQSEYSKAFSSDRKDRLPPPLVLFVEGIVFFPESFFFRLVTRFLRRRRRVYDGLLRRNRMVFPVSSGVDAEFLYQSELNCATLTVFTKNSSLSSEELSKMTKECVSLRMSLAKDIEEAKRRGMAGLQCRLYCQVRERRDENLYDTLAETDDYDITEDVWILANGTGQLSCDERQGMGLWFGGGKRSADTILAMLATEAFFCDLAEQSQNDWQAIARKLGFGQAEIGAIENDFYGVKEQCIRMLCRWLDREGSVGTLAVLKEAYKNAKLIGQFDTAVKEHF, translated from the exons ATGAGCGACCGTCGCAGCAGAGATCGCAGCGCGAAGTCTTCAGCCATCTGGGCTTCAG aaaaagaagacggagaagATAGTGGTGGGCAACGATTTGCAGACACTAGCCTATCACTTGATTTTTACGGTCTCCCAAGTGACGGTTCGAATATAAGATTTAAGAAATCGAGAGCAAAAACGCAAAAAACGCCAACAGATATGTCTCCGGCATATTATAAAATGCAGGACGAACTCTCGGAGACAATTAGAAGGAAGTCCAG GGTTAAGAACAGAGAAAGCGGCCAGACAA ATTTTGATCCCAGCGCTCTTCTTGCCGCGGGAACGGTCAAAGTCGCTCGTGTTCGCGTCAATGTCATTGGACAAGGCGGAGTGGGCAAGACTTGCCTtgttcgacttcttctcgGTCAGAAGTTCAAAGAGCAAGTCAGCACGTGTGGAATCGAAATGAAAAATGCTGCCATCACGATGATGCAGTATCACTGCTCCGCCGATTACTTAACTGGGAAAGCGAGAGAAGGTTCTACGAAGTGGAAGCTATTAGATGATGTGGAGTACAGAGTGAAATTGCGGCAgttttttcaaaa ATCAAAAGCTGAAAAGAAGCCCCGCGAAGAGGTAAGCGTCTCCGGCGCATCGCAGAGCTCGCTGACGTCGGAACAGCGTCGTCTCATAAGAGATATCGTCGCTGATCCGTCTCGACTCGGCGGTGTGGATAACGTCATTCTAATGAGAATCTGCGATTTTGGAGGACAGGAGCCGTTTCTGACAGCTCACGCCGCTCTCATGCCCGCCGGCTCTCTCTCCATCTACTTGCTCGTCTTCAACGGGGCCCTGCGTCTCACGGACAAAGCCGAGTCATCTCACGTTACAGAGGACAGAGGAGAGATCCCGCAGAAACTCGTCCGAATGAGAACGAATGACGATTTCTTGAAGCACTGGTCTTCGTCCGTGCACATCGCTCATCCTCCCAAAGAGCATGGCACGTTTATTGGCGAAGAGGAACACGTCAATTATCCAGCGATTTTTCTGATTTCGACTCACCGAATGACGGCGGCTTTTGACGTCTTAAAAGAAAACAGTAGGCACCTAAAGACGCTGtttcgagaaaaagaaattcaatccCACTTCGTAAACACAACCTCTCCTCATATGTTTTTCCTCGTAGAGAACAAAACCTCTGGTACGGAAAATGAAGATCCTACCGCTAACAAAATCCGAATGAGAGTTGACGATATGACTCGCAATTTCTATGAGAAGCAGGACGTCCAGCCGGCACGTTGGctgaaatttgaagacgtGATGAGCTTACTCAAAACAATAATCGGCCGCTCTATGGCAAAAATGAGCCTTATCCGAGAAGTCGCCGAGGAGTGTCGCATTGAGACTAACGGCGAGATCAGCGAGCTAGAACGTGCTCTGAAACATCTGACCCACGTCGGCTCCGTTTTCTATTTTCCCGAAGTTGACGTTCTGAAGGACTTTGTATTTTACGATTCTAATTGGCTAATCAATCTCTTGGCATCGTTTGTTGGCTCGGCTCACTCCGAGCCAGCTGCACCGAAACTTAAATCTCACTGGCAGCGAGCTATCAAGTCTGGCTTTCTCTCGACTGACCTCGTCAATAGCCTGCTTCAGCTGGCAAAAGTATCAAAAGACGAATACGATGCAGCGAAGGGAATTCTTGACTATTTTGACATCATTACCGAGACTAAAGAAGGATCGGAAGATAAGGGCTATGTGAGCCCCTGCCTTTTACAAAGCGATTTCGAGGGGCAATCCGAGTACAGCAAGGCGTTTAGCTCGGATCGCAAAGaccgtcttcctcctccgctTGTCCTTTTTGTCGAGGGCATCGTGTTTTTTCCCgaatcctttttctttcgcttggTAACCCGTTTTCttcggcggcgccgacgcgTGTATGATGGGCTGCTTCGACGTAATCGAATGGTTTTTCCCGTTTCGTCTGGCGTCGATGCCGAATTTCTGTACCAGAGCGAACTGAATTGTGCGACTTTGACGGTTTTTACGAAAAACAGCTCGCTGTCAAGTGAAGAACTTTCGAAGATGACTAAAGAGTGCGTTTCATTGCGAATGTCTCTGGCAAAAGACATTGAggaggcgaaacgacgaggaaTGGCGGGTCTACAGTGTCGACTGTATTGTCAAgttagagaaagaagagacgagaATCTCTATGACACCCTAGCTGAGACAGACGACTACGATATCACGGAGGACGTGTGGATACTGGCGAACGGAACAGGGCAGCTGAGTTGCGACGAGAGGCAGGGTATGGGGCTTTGGTTTGGCGGTGGGAAACGATCCGCAGACACTATCCTAGCTATGCTAGCCACTGAAGCATTTTTCTGCGATCTGGCTGAACAATCTCAAAACGACTGGCAGGCCATAGCTCGGAAATTAGGATTTGGGCAAGCGGAAATAGGAGCaatagagaacgattttTACGGCGTTAAAGAGCAGTGCATTAGAATGCTCTGCAGATGGCTCGATAGAGAGGGCAGCGTAGGCACTCTAGCCGTTCTGAAAGAAGCCTACAAGAACGCCAAACTCATTGGACAATTCGACACGGCGGTGAAGGAACATTTTTGA
- the LOC136191470 gene encoding uncharacterized protein isoform X2, with protein sequence MSDRRSRDRSAKSSAIWASEKEDGEDSGGQRFADTSLSLDFYGLPSDDMSPAYYKMQDELSETIRRKSRVKNRESGQTNFDPSALLAAGTVKVARVRVNVIGQGGVGKTCLVRLLLGQKFKEQVSTCGIEMKNAAITMMQYHCSADYLTGKAREGSTKWKLLDDVEYRVKLRQFFQKSKAEKKPREEVSVSGASQSSLTSEQRRLIRDIVADPSRLGGVDNVILMRICDFGGQEPFLTAHAALMPAGSLSIYLLVFNGALRLTDKAESSHVTEDRGEIPQKLVRMRTNDDFLKHWSSSVHIAHPPKEHGTFIGEEEHVNYPAIFLISTHRMTAAFDVLKENSRHLKTLFREKEIQSHFVNTTSPHMFFLVENKTSGTENEDPTANKIRMRVDDMTRNFYEKQDVQPARWLKFEDVMSLLKTIIGRSMAKMSLIREVAEECRIETNGEISELERALKHLTHVGSVFYFPEVDVLKDFVFYDSNWLINLLASFVGSAHSEPAAPKLKSHWQRAIKSGFLSTDLVNSLLQLAKVSKDEYDAAKGILDYFDIITETKEGSEDKGYVSPCLLQSDFEGQSEYSKAFSSDRKDRLPPPLVLFVEGIVFFPESFFFRLVTRFLRRRRRVYDGLLRRNRMVFPVSSGVDAEFLYQSELNCATLTVFTKNSSLSSEELSKMTKECVSLRMSLAKDIEEAKRRGMAGLQCRLYCQVRERRDENLYDTLAETDDYDITEDVWILANGTGQLSCDERQGMGLWFGGGKRSADTILAMLATEAFFCDLAEQSQNDWQAIARKLGFGQAEIGAIENDFYGVKEQCIRMLCRWLDREGSVGTLAVLKEAYKNAKLIGQFDTAVKEHF encoded by the exons ATGAGCGACCGTCGCAGCAGAGATCGCAGCGCGAAGTCTTCAGCCATCTGGGCTTCAG aaaaagaagacggagaagATAGTGGTGGGCAACGATTTGCAGACACTAGCCTATCACTTGATTTTTACGGTCTCCCAAGTGACG ATATGTCTCCGGCATATTATAAAATGCAGGACGAACTCTCGGAGACAATTAGAAGGAAGTCCAG GGTTAAGAACAGAGAAAGCGGCCAGACAA ATTTTGATCCCAGCGCTCTTCTTGCCGCGGGAACGGTCAAAGTCGCTCGTGTTCGCGTCAATGTCATTGGACAAGGCGGAGTGGGCAAGACTTGCCTtgttcgacttcttctcgGTCAGAAGTTCAAAGAGCAAGTCAGCACGTGTGGAATCGAAATGAAAAATGCTGCCATCACGATGATGCAGTATCACTGCTCCGCCGATTACTTAACTGGGAAAGCGAGAGAAGGTTCTACGAAGTGGAAGCTATTAGATGATGTGGAGTACAGAGTGAAATTGCGGCAgttttttcaaaa ATCAAAAGCTGAAAAGAAGCCCCGCGAAGAGGTAAGCGTCTCCGGCGCATCGCAGAGCTCGCTGACGTCGGAACAGCGTCGTCTCATAAGAGATATCGTCGCTGATCCGTCTCGACTCGGCGGTGTGGATAACGTCATTCTAATGAGAATCTGCGATTTTGGAGGACAGGAGCCGTTTCTGACAGCTCACGCCGCTCTCATGCCCGCCGGCTCTCTCTCCATCTACTTGCTCGTCTTCAACGGGGCCCTGCGTCTCACGGACAAAGCCGAGTCATCTCACGTTACAGAGGACAGAGGAGAGATCCCGCAGAAACTCGTCCGAATGAGAACGAATGACGATTTCTTGAAGCACTGGTCTTCGTCCGTGCACATCGCTCATCCTCCCAAAGAGCATGGCACGTTTATTGGCGAAGAGGAACACGTCAATTATCCAGCGATTTTTCTGATTTCGACTCACCGAATGACGGCGGCTTTTGACGTCTTAAAAGAAAACAGTAGGCACCTAAAGACGCTGtttcgagaaaaagaaattcaatccCACTTCGTAAACACAACCTCTCCTCATATGTTTTTCCTCGTAGAGAACAAAACCTCTGGTACGGAAAATGAAGATCCTACCGCTAACAAAATCCGAATGAGAGTTGACGATATGACTCGCAATTTCTATGAGAAGCAGGACGTCCAGCCGGCACGTTGGctgaaatttgaagacgtGATGAGCTTACTCAAAACAATAATCGGCCGCTCTATGGCAAAAATGAGCCTTATCCGAGAAGTCGCCGAGGAGTGTCGCATTGAGACTAACGGCGAGATCAGCGAGCTAGAACGTGCTCTGAAACATCTGACCCACGTCGGCTCCGTTTTCTATTTTCCCGAAGTTGACGTTCTGAAGGACTTTGTATTTTACGATTCTAATTGGCTAATCAATCTCTTGGCATCGTTTGTTGGCTCGGCTCACTCCGAGCCAGCTGCACCGAAACTTAAATCTCACTGGCAGCGAGCTATCAAGTCTGGCTTTCTCTCGACTGACCTCGTCAATAGCCTGCTTCAGCTGGCAAAAGTATCAAAAGACGAATACGATGCAGCGAAGGGAATTCTTGACTATTTTGACATCATTACCGAGACTAAAGAAGGATCGGAAGATAAGGGCTATGTGAGCCCCTGCCTTTTACAAAGCGATTTCGAGGGGCAATCCGAGTACAGCAAGGCGTTTAGCTCGGATCGCAAAGaccgtcttcctcctccgctTGTCCTTTTTGTCGAGGGCATCGTGTTTTTTCCCgaatcctttttctttcgcttggTAACCCGTTTTCttcggcggcgccgacgcgTGTATGATGGGCTGCTTCGACGTAATCGAATGGTTTTTCCCGTTTCGTCTGGCGTCGATGCCGAATTTCTGTACCAGAGCGAACTGAATTGTGCGACTTTGACGGTTTTTACGAAAAACAGCTCGCTGTCAAGTGAAGAACTTTCGAAGATGACTAAAGAGTGCGTTTCATTGCGAATGTCTCTGGCAAAAGACATTGAggaggcgaaacgacgaggaaTGGCGGGTCTACAGTGTCGACTGTATTGTCAAgttagagaaagaagagacgagaATCTCTATGACACCCTAGCTGAGACAGACGACTACGATATCACGGAGGACGTGTGGATACTGGCGAACGGAACAGGGCAGCTGAGTTGCGACGAGAGGCAGGGTATGGGGCTTTGGTTTGGCGGTGGGAAACGATCCGCAGACACTATCCTAGCTATGCTAGCCACTGAAGCATTTTTCTGCGATCTGGCTGAACAATCTCAAAACGACTGGCAGGCCATAGCTCGGAAATTAGGATTTGGGCAAGCGGAAATAGGAGCaatagagaacgattttTACGGCGTTAAAGAGCAGTGCATTAGAATGCTCTGCAGATGGCTCGATAGAGAGGGCAGCGTAGGCACTCTAGCCGTTCTGAAAGAAGCCTACAAGAACGCCAAACTCATTGGACAATTCGACACGGCGGTGAAGGAACATTTTTGA
- the LOC136191472 gene encoding uncharacterized protein produces MDLETEEEQALPRQAVVGGLDHDQTNFKKLEELLNMRANDLATHLSLGDANDTQASPVLSEDVNSLNEAKDPSPVRAFVRSVLESTRPDFNPKALLTEGMVKVARVLVNVIGQDGVGKTCLVRLLLGQKFEEPLSTRGIDMKNAAITMMQYHCSAEKARETSTKWKLLDEKEYRKKLRHFFQKSKTEKKSTTPSEEASDVSVAAQGSLTSKQRRLIRDIVTDSSQVSSGLNNVILMRICDFGGQEPFLTAHAALMPAGSLSIYLLVFNGARRLTDKAVSWHVTEDRGKMPQKLVRMKTNDDFLKHWSSSVHVAHPSETHAAFIGEEEHVNCPAIFLISTHGKTAAVDVMEENDRHLKTLFREKEIQSHFVNTKSSNPHMFFLVENKENEDPTASEIRQRVGDMTRNFYEKQDVQPARWLKFEDVMSVLKNILGSSIAKMSLIREVAEECFIDTKGENSELERARKHLTHVGSVFYFPEVDVLRDVVFYDSHWLIHLLASFVGSAHSEPAAPNLKSHWQRAIKSGFLSTDLVNNLLQQAKVSKDEYEPAKGVLGYFDIITAKKEGSDDRGYLSPCFLQSDFEGQSEYSKAFSSDCVGCLPPPLVLFVKDIVFFLNSYSFYFRLVTRFLRRRRHVYGLLRRNRMVFPVSSGVDAEFLYQIELNCAILTVFTKNSSLSSEELSTLTQKCITLRESLAEDIEKAKRRGMAGLQCQLYRQVRQPRDEEDLYDTLAETDDYDITEDVWILANGKEQLSYDEKQSMGLWFGARTPTGSSGQ; encoded by the exons ATGGATTTAGAGACGGAAGAGGAACAGGCTTTGCCACGACAAGCCGTCGTAGGCG GCCTCGATCACGATCAAACGAACTTCAAGAAGCTCGAAGAACTTCTCAACATGCGAGCGAACGATTTAGCAACTCATCT CTCActcggcgacgcgaacgacaCGCAAG CGTCGCCTGTGTTGTCCGAAGACGTGAACTCGCtcaacgaagcgaaagaccCCAGTCCAGTCAGAGCTTTCGTTCGAAGTGTACTCGAGTCAACTCGTCCAGATTTCAATCCCAAGGCTCTTCTGACCGAGGGAATGGTCAAAGTCGCtcgcgttctcgtcaacgtcatcggACAAGACGGCGTGGGCAAGACGTGCctcgttcgacttcttctcgGTCAGAAATTCGAAGAGCCGCTGAGCACGCGTGGAATTGACATGAAAAATGCCGCCATCACAATGATGCAGTATCACTGCTCCGCcgagaaagcgagagaaacaTCGACAAAGTGGAAGCTATTAGACGAAAAGGAGTACCGAAAGAAATTGCGtcacttttttcaaaa ATCAAAGActgagaagaaatcgacgacgcccAGCGAAGAGGCAAGCGACGTTTCCGTGGCAGCGCAGGGTTCCCTGACGTCGAAGCAGCGTCGTCTCATAAGAGATATCGTCACGGATTCGTCGCAAGTCAGCAGCGGTCTCAATAACGTCATTCTGATGCGAATATGCGATTTTGGAGGACAGGAGCCGTTTTTGACGGCGCACGCCGCTCTCATGCCCGCCGGCTCTCTCTCCATCTACCTGCTCGTCTTCAACGGGGCTCGACGTCTCACGGACAAAGCCGTCTCGTGGCACGTTACAGAAGACCGAGGAAAGATGCCTCAGAAACTCGTTCGTAtgaaaacgaacgacgatttcttgaAGCACTGGTCGTCGTCCGTGCACGTCGCTCATCCTTCCGAAACGCACGCCGCGTTCATCGGCGAAGAGGAGCACGTCAATTGTCCGGCGATTTTTCTGATTTCGACTCACGGAAAGACGGCGGCCGTCGACGTTatggaagaaaacgatcggcATCTGAAGACGTTGtttcgagaaaaagaaattcaatctCACTTTGTAAATACCAAGTCGTCTAATCCTCATATGTTTTTTCTCGTAGAGAATAAGGAAAATGAAGATCCCACCGCCAGCGAAATCCGACAGAGAGTCGGAGACATGACTCGGAATTTCTACGAGAAGCAAGACGTCCAGCCGGCACGTTGGctgaaatttgaagacgtAATGAGCGTGCTCAAGAACATACTTGGCAGCTCTATAGCGAAAATGAGTCTCATTCGAGAAGTCGCCGAGGAGTGTTTCATAGACACGAAAGGCGAGAACAGCGAACTAGAACGGGCTCGGAAACATCTGACCCACGTCGGCTCCGTTTTCTATTTTCCTGAAGTTGACGTTCTGAGGGACGTCGTATTTTACGATTCCCATTGGCTAATTCATCTCCTGGCGTCGTTTGTCGGCTCGGCTCACTCCGAGCCAGCGGCACCGAATCTTAAATCCCACTGGCAGCGAGCCATCAAGTCGGGCTTTCTCTCGACAGACCTTGTCAATAACCTTCTCCAGCAGGCAAAAGTATCAAAGGATGAATACGAACCAGCAAAAGGAGTTCTAGGATATTTCGACATCATTACCGCGAAAAAGGAAGGATCAGATGATAGGGGTTATCTGAGTCCTTGCTTTTTGCAAAGCGATTTCGAGGGACAATCCGAGTACAGCAAGGCGTTTAGCTCTGATTGCGTGGGCTgtcttcctcctccgctcgttcttttcgtcAAGGACATCGTGTTTTTCCTGAATAGTTATAgtttttattttcgtttGGTCACGCGtttccttcgacgacgccggcacGTGTACGGGCTGCTTCGACGCAATCGAATGGTTTTTCCCGTTTCGTctggcgtcgacgccgagttTCTGTACCAGATCGAATTGAATTGTGCCATTTTGACGGTTTTTACGAAAAATAGCTCGCTGTCGAGCGAAGAACTTTCGACGTTGACTCAAAAGTGCATTACATTGCGAGAGTCTTTGGCAGAAGACATcgagaaggcgaaacgacgaggaaTGGCGGGACTGCAGTGTCAATTGTATCGTCAAGTTAGACAACCAAGAGACGAGGAAGATCTCTATGACACCCTAGCTGAGACAGACGACTACGATATCACGGAGGACGTGTGGATACTGGCGAACGGGAAAGAGCAGCTTAGTTATGATGAGAAGCAGAGTATGGGGCTTTGGTTTGGTGCAAG GACTCCAACTGGTTCCAGCGGACAATGA